DNA from Burkholderiales bacterium:
GGGACGCGCGTACAGTCAGGCGCAGAAATTCGGCGCGCGCATGTTGATTCCCGGCGAGGCCGTGCGCCTTGACTGCAGCCGTTCCGATGCCCTCGATCCAATCGCGCTCCACCTTGCGGACGGGCGCGTTATTCGAAGCCGCACGGTTGTAATCGCGAGCGGTGCGCGATATCGCCGGCCGGATTGCGCGAACTTGCAGGCGTTGGAAGGGCGCGGCGTCTGGTACTGGGCGTCGCCCATCGAAGCAAAAATATGCGCGGGGGAGGAAGTGGTGCTGGTCGGGGGCGGCAATTCCGCAGGGCAGGGTGCCGTATTTCTTGCTGCGCATGCGTCCAAGGTATGGATGCTGGTGCGCGGTGCAGGCCTGGCGGCGAGCATGTCGAGATATCTAATCGACCGTATCGCTGCAATTCCCAACATCGAGCTGCGCACCCGAACCGAAATCGTTGGCGCAACCGGTACACCCGAGTCGGGCATTGAATCAATTCGCTGGCGGCAACGCGACACGGGACAGGAGGAAACACACGCTATTCGCAATGTGTTCCTGTTTCTGGGTGCGGATCCGGCGACTGAATGGCTTAAAAATTGTGACGTTGTCCTTGACGACAAGGGGTTCGTTCGTACCGGCTCCGAGCTGCCGGCTGCTGACACGCGTGTGAAGAACGGACGGCGCTGGCCTCTTGAAACCAGCGTGCCGGGCATTTTCGCGATTGGCGACGTACGCGCAGGATCAGTCAAGCGCGTAGCAGGCGCGATCGGCGAGGGTGCCGCGGTGGTAGCGCAGATTCACGCGTACATCGCGCGATAGACCTCTGCAGCGCAACCCAACGTAGGTATCGTCCGCTCAGGGATTTTTCCGGCGCATTCTTGACGAGCGTGAGAAATATGGTCAAGGGGTGAACCAAATAGCGGGAACCGGGACTATCCAACCGGCTTGCGCGCGGCGATGCTTGACGCATCACCATAGACTGATTCAATCATTAAGCCACCGCAGAATCTCGGCCTCGGCTTCAAGCCAGTCCCGCAGTTCTGACCCCGGGACGAAGTCGCGCTGTTCTGCACGATAATATGCTGCCACAGCAATCCAATTGTAAAGCTCTGACGGATTAATTTCGGCGGTACGCGAGGGTTCGGCCCTAATGGTTCGGTTGGCGGATTTGCCGGGCTTGACCAGTCTGTTTGTCTTGCGCGCGACCGCCTTGGCGTGATGAGGCTTGCGCGAACTTGTTTTCTTCGACTTCATTGTCAAAATCCTTCTGTCGTCAGAGTTGGTAAGCTACCGATTGAATTTTGCGTTTTGCATTTATGTTGTGTTGATCCAAGTCGTGAACCGCGGAATTGCTGCTCACAGAAGCTGCTCGCCGCGCGCGCATTCACTGGATATTTGTGGGGATTGTTTGTCCTGACCTATCAAAGAGACTCATCCACGGATAACTTGTGTGTTGACGTATAGCATTTAATCTTGGACCGCGTTTTGATTTAGATCAAACCGTACGCCTGCGCAAATTCAAACTGAATCAATACTGCAACGATTCCTAGCTTGAGTCGCTTGGTGGCAAGAGGAACCGAGCAATAGGATGACGCAGTTACATCGCAAATTGCACCAATACGGCTCGCTGCTGATACATTTGACTGCGACACTAATCTCGCCTACGCAAAAGTTTATCGATCGCCTCGATCTGCGCCCCATTCCTGGAGGATCTGAATATAGTTAGCGCGCTCAAAGGCGGCGGTGTCGCTAACCTTGCTCTGACTCATTTGTCCGCGAATGGCGGACAACGAGTCAACGTTGCGCGCGCGCAGCCACGCGGCAAGGCCATCGATCAAAGTCTTCATGTGGCCAATGCCGTGACGGAGAAGGGCAGACGTTGACATGACGACATCAGCTCCAGCGAGCAAATACTTGACGACTTCGTCCGCTGTTTCAACTCCGGTGCTGGCCGCAAGCGAGGCTCGCGTCTTGCCGGCCAACACAGCGATCCAAAGCAGTGGCAAACGAATTTCGAGTGGAGTGCTGAGATCAAGGTCGCGTTTTAATTGCAAGCGGCCGAGGTCGATGTCGGGTTGATAAAAACGATTGAATAGTACAAAACCGTCGGCCCCCTCGCGTTCAAGTTGCTGCACGGTATGGCCGACGGAGCTAAAGTAAGGCGCCAGCTTTACCGCAACCGGGATTGATACAGCAGCTTTGACTGCCCGCAAGATGTCGAAATAGCGCTGCTCGACCTCGCTGCCGCTCAAAGCCGGGTCACCCGGCACAAAATACACGTTGAGTTCAATAGCGTGTGCTCCCGCCTCCTGCACAAGCCGGGCGTAATCGATCCACCCGCTGCGAGTTACGCCGTTGAGGCTAGCGATGACGGGTATATCCACCGCCGCGCGTGCGCGCTCGATCAAATCCAGATATTGATGCGGGCCGGTACGGTAGGTGGCTGCGCTGGGGAAATAGCTTGTCGTCTCGGCCGAGCTCTCGGCACCGATCGAGGTTAACCGTTCGATCTCCGCCATCTCCCGCTCGAGTTGCTCCTCGAAGATCGACGGTAACACGACCGCTGCGGCACCCGCCTCCTCCAGGCGCTGGATATTGCTGAGATCAAGATTGAGCGGCGACGCCGACGCAATCAACGGATTTTCGAGCGCGAGGCCGAGGTAGCGTGTGGTCAAGTTCATTTTGGTAGTCCTTCAGCGCGGCGCGGAAACAGAATTTTTCGCAACACCGGCCGGGGCAGGGTGGAAACGTTCGGGTGCCCATCCAGCCATTTTTTCATACGTTTGATATTTTTCGTCGATTACCTGTTGCGCCATTGCAAGCAGTTCCGCGGCCTCCTTCGGGCGGGTCTGGGTGAGTGCCTTGTAGCGGATCTCGTTGTAGGCATAATCTTGGAATTTGATTGTCGGGCGCGGCGAATCAAGGCGAAAAGGATTTTCGCCGATCGAGCGCATTGCAGGATTGTAACGAAACAACGGCCAATACCCGCAGGCGACCGCCAGATCCTGTTGGCGCATGCCGAATTGCATGTCGATACCGTGCGCGATGCACTGGCAATACGCAAGGATCAGCGAGGGGCCCGAGTACGCCTCCGCCTCGCGAAACGCCAGCAATGTCTGCTGCGGATTGGCACCCATTGCCACCTGCGCGACATAGACATTGCCATAAGCAATGGCCTGCAGCGCGAGGTCTTTGCGGGCAACGCGCTTGCCACTTGCAGCAAATTTTGCGATTGCTCCGAGCGGTGTTGCCTTTGAGGCCTGTCCGCCGGTGTTGGAATAGACCTCAGTGTCGAGCACCAGGACGTTGACATCGCGTGCGCTGGCCAAAACGTGGTCAAGGCCGCCATATCCAATATCATAGGCCCATCCATCGCCGCCGATAATCCAGATACTGCGGCGGATCAGATGGTCGAGCACAGACAATAAATCGTTCGCAGCCGGATTGTCATCCAGCGCGACGAGGCGCGCGCGCAGTTCGGCGACACGCGCATGCTGCGCGCGTATTTCGGACTCCTGCACCTGTGGTGCGCTCAGAATCGCCTCCACCAGTTCCGGGCCCAGCTTGGGTGCAAGCGCGCGCGCCAGTTTGGTGGCGGTCTCGAGGTGCTTGTCGGCAGCAAGACGAAAACCGAGGCCGAATTCCGCGTTGTCTTCAAACAGCGAATTTGACCACGCGGGGCCGCGACCCTCATGATTCTTCGCCCAGGGCGTGACGGGAAGGTTCGCACCGTAGATCGAAGAACAGCCGGTCGCATTCGCGACCTGCATGCGGTCGCCGAACAGTTGTGATACCAATTTAAGATAAGGCGTTTCGCCGCAGCCCCCACAGGCCCCTGAAAACTGGAACAAGGGCTCGAGAAACTGCACACCGCGCACGTTTGCAAAATCGACCCGCGCCCGGTCGTTGACCACGAGGTTTTCAAAAAAACCGATGTTGGCGCGTTCGGATTCCACGAGCGGAGCTTTATCACGCATGTTGATTGCCTTGAGCTGCGGCGTGATCGGGCTGTGCGCAGGGCACACCTCGACGCATAATCCGCAACCGGTGCAGTCTTCCACATAAAATTGCAGCGAAAAACGCACGTCCGGAAAACCGCGTACGTTAATCGGCGCGGATTTGAAGCTTGCCGGCGCTTTCGCGAGTTTGGCACCGTCGTAGTATTTCGCTCGTATCACGGCATGCGGGCAGACGAAGCTGCACTGGCCACACTGAACGCATATGTCCGGTTCCCACACCGGAACAGTTTCCGCGACGTTGCGTTTTTCCCAGACCGACGTGCCTGTTGGAAACGTGCCGTCAATCGGCATCAGGCTCACGGGAATCAGGTTGCCGAGG
Protein-coding regions in this window:
- a CDS encoding DUF2934 domain-containing protein; translation: MKSKKTSSRKPHHAKAVARKTNRLVKPGKSANRTIRAEPSRTAEINPSELYNWIAVAAYYRAEQRDFVPGSELRDWLEAEAEILRWLND
- a CDS encoding dihydroorotate dehydrogenase-like protein, with amino-acid sequence MNLTTRYLGLALENPLIASASPLNLDLSNIQRLEEAGAAAVVLPSIFEEQLEREMAEIERLTSIGAESSAETTSYFPSAATYRTGPHQYLDLIERARAAVDIPVIASLNGVTRSGWIDYARLVQEAGAHAIELNVYFVPGDPALSGSEVEQRYFDILRAVKAAVSIPVAVKLAPYFSSVGHTVQQLEREGADGFVLFNRFYQPDIDLGRLQLKRDLDLSTPLEIRLPLLWIAVLAGKTRASLAASTGVETADEVVKYLLAGADVVMSTSALLRHGIGHMKTLIDGLAAWLRARNVDSLSAIRGQMSQSKVSDTAAFERANYIQILQEWGADRGDR